One window of Oscillibacter hominis genomic DNA carries:
- a CDS encoding TRAP transporter substrate-binding protein — translation MKKVLAFVLSLCMLLPLVACGNNGSGNSGSGTAGNNGDDITAEHPITMVVAHDEVLDSPQQRAMEAFKEYVEAESGGRIVVELHANGELGDAATMANMIGMGSVQASSFCSDILATYNDKLSFLCLPFLFDDYEQAVDLVWNPDGELHKLYQEEANKAGYYILGFQYDGQRGFSNNVREVLTAEDMKGLKVRVMQSDISVATFTALGCNVTPMSFSEVYTALQQNVVEGQDNPASLTLANKFNEVQKYYSTIGHNMNVSIFVTNKDWLESLPDDLREIVLYAGEEFGGKQKREETRALEEADLKEIDESGCKVTRIEDKSSFIEATQSVYDQFRGIYGDEFMDTVLKAVGKA, via the coding sequence ATGAAAAAGGTATTGGCATTCGTTCTGTCCCTTTGCATGCTTCTCCCCCTGGTTGCCTGCGGCAACAACGGCTCCGGCAACAGCGGCTCCGGCACCGCCGGCAACAACGGTGATGATATCACCGCCGAACATCCCATCACCATGGTAGTGGCGCACGATGAAGTGTTGGACAGCCCTCAGCAGAGGGCTATGGAGGCCTTCAAGGAATACGTGGAAGCGGAATCCGGCGGCCGTATTGTTGTGGAGCTTCACGCCAACGGTGAGTTGGGCGATGCAGCCACCATGGCCAATATGATCGGCATGGGCAGCGTCCAGGCCTCCAGCTTCTGCAGTGATATCCTGGCCACCTACAATGACAAGCTCTCCTTCCTGTGCCTGCCCTTCCTTTTTGATGATTACGAGCAGGCTGTAGATCTGGTATGGAACCCCGACGGAGAATTGCACAAGCTTTATCAGGAAGAGGCCAATAAGGCTGGGTATTATATTTTAGGCTTCCAGTATGACGGCCAGCGTGGATTCTCCAACAACGTTCGCGAGGTGCTGACCGCAGAAGACATGAAGGGTTTGAAAGTTCGTGTCATGCAGAGCGATATTTCCGTTGCTACATTCACCGCTTTGGGCTGCAATGTCACCCCCATGTCCTTCTCCGAGGTCTACACAGCCCTGCAGCAGAACGTGGTGGAGGGCCAGGACAACCCCGCCAGCTTGACCCTTGCCAACAAGTTCAACGAAGTTCAGAAATATTACAGCACCATCGGCCATAACATGAACGTCTCCATTTTTGTCACCAACAAAGACTGGCTGGAATCCCTGCCTGATGACCTGCGGGAAATCGTTCTCTATGCCGGTGAGGAATTCGGCGGCAAGCAGAAACGTGAAGAGACCCGCGCCTTGGAGGAAGCCGATCTGAAGGAGATCGACGAATCCGGCTGCAAGGTTACCCGCATCGAAGATAAGAGTTCCTTCATTGAGGCCACCCAGAGCGTGTACGACCAGTTCAGAGGCATCTACGGCGATGAGTTCATGGATACCGTCCTCAAGGCCGTGGGCAAGGCGTAA
- the gcvPB gene encoding aminomethyl-transferring glycine dehydrogenase subunit GcvPB, whose translation MSDTKLRNFHEAQWDESLIFEQSVPGSRSLLVPDVSEQVKGVTGKVETLLPKNLKRKEKPALPELAQPQVLRHYLRLSQETIGQDINIDIGLGTCTMKYSPKINEQFVRSPKFTEMHPYQDDDTAQGILKIIYDFEQIMKEISGLDAVSFQPGGGGQGIYSNAAVLKKYFEEKGEAEQRTQIITTILSHPLDSAAPATKGFEVISLFPNENGYPSLENLKAVVSEKTAGIFITNPEDTGVFNPIVREFVDVVHEAGGLAICDMADYNGLFGLVRAKELGADMCHFNLHKAFSSPHGCMGPGCGAQCVTEELEKYLPRPRVRFDGKRYYTDYDGPASVGKIRQFQGSLAAVMRAYAWVMSLGRDGLETVAETAILNNNYMMKRVLNEVKGISMSWAEEAPNRLEQVRYSFEKLLKDTGVGAEDVNRHLLDFGFQRFFPSHHPLIVPEPYTPEPTESYSKADIDEYVSALKKISDEAYSTPEVVLGAPYNGPISKLECDHITDVSELAVTWRAYKKQNGLA comes from the coding sequence GTGTCTGATACGAAACTGCGGAACTTCCACGAAGCCCAGTGGGATGAGTCCCTGATTTTTGAACAAAGCGTACCGGGCAGCCGCAGCCTGCTGGTGCCCGACGTATCCGAGCAGGTCAAGGGCGTCACCGGAAAGGTGGAGACCCTGCTGCCCAAGAACCTCAAGCGCAAGGAGAAGCCCGCCCTGCCGGAGCTGGCCCAGCCCCAGGTGCTGCGCCACTACCTGCGTCTTTCCCAGGAGACCATTGGCCAGGACATCAACATCGACATCGGCCTTGGCACCTGCACCATGAAATACAGCCCCAAGATCAACGAGCAGTTCGTCCGCTCCCCCAAGTTCACGGAGATGCACCCCTATCAGGACGACGATACCGCTCAGGGCATCCTGAAGATCATCTATGACTTTGAGCAGATCATGAAGGAGATTTCCGGCCTGGACGCCGTGTCCTTCCAGCCCGGCGGCGGCGGACAGGGCATCTACTCCAACGCGGCCGTGCTGAAGAAGTACTTTGAGGAAAAGGGCGAGGCGGAGCAGCGCACCCAGATCATCACCACCATCCTCTCCCACCCCCTGGACTCCGCGGCTCCCGCCACCAAGGGCTTTGAGGTCATCAGCCTCTTCCCCAACGAGAATGGCTATCCCAGCCTGGAAAACCTGAAGGCCGTGGTCAGCGAGAAGACCGCCGGCATCTTCATCACCAACCCCGAGGACACCGGCGTCTTCAACCCCATTGTCCGTGAGTTCGTGGACGTGGTTCATGAGGCGGGCGGCCTGGCCATCTGCGACATGGCCGACTACAACGGCCTTTTTGGCCTGGTCCGCGCCAAGGAACTGGGTGCCGATATGTGCCATTTCAACCTGCATAAGGCATTCTCCTCCCCCCACGGCTGCATGGGCCCCGGCTGCGGCGCCCAGTGCGTCACCGAGGAGCTGGAGAAGTACCTGCCCCGTCCCCGTGTCCGCTTTGACGGCAAGCGCTATTACACCGATTATGACGGCCCCGCCTCCGTGGGCAAAATCCGTCAGTTCCAGGGCTCCCTGGCCGCTGTGATGCGCGCCTATGCCTGGGTCATGAGCCTGGGCCGCGACGGTCTGGAGACCGTGGCAGAGACCGCTATTTTGAACAACAACTACATGATGAAGCGCGTCCTGAACGAGGTTAAGGGCATTTCCATGTCCTGGGCCGAGGAGGCCCCCAACCGCCTGGAGCAGGTCCGCTACAGCTTTGAAAAGCTGCTCAAGGACACCGGTGTGGGTGCCGAGGATGTGAACCGGCACCTGCTGGACTTCGGCTTCCAGCGCTTCTTCCCCAGCCACCATCCTCTGATCGTTCCCGAGCCCTACACCCCCGAGCCCACCGAGTCCTACTCCAAGGCGGACATCGACGAGTATGTGAGCGCCCTGAAGAAGATCAGCGACGAGGCTTACTCCACTCCCGAGGTGGTGTTGGGCGCGCCCTACAACGGCCCCATCTCCAAGCTGGAGTGCGACCACATCACCGACGTCTCCGAGCTGGCGGTGACCTGGCGTGCTTATAAGAAGCAAAATGGCCTCGCTTAA
- the gcvPA gene encoding aminomethyl-transferring glycine dehydrogenase subunit GcvPA codes for MTQYPYIPNSNEAVRKEMLDFIGAKSVEEIYSFIPDEVRMKRPLDLPKAFTSEMDLKRHMDGILAKDSTCDENISFLGAGCYNHYVPAVCDEINGRSEFLTAYSGDTYADHGKLQTFFEFTSMMGELLDMDVVSFPTYDGGQAASTAIMMSRRINGRSTALVPAAMNPSLLSQLKCYCEGMNLVGVASCPNGQLDLEDLKSKLTDDVACVFIQNPAFLGFFEEQGEEIGKLCHSVGAEYIVYADPSILGIVQPPADYGADIACGEIQPLGIHMSYGGGLGGYLATRQEEKYVMNYPHHLYNIFKNSKGQFGYARALPERTSYYVREKAIEYLGTCVGLWAVTAATYLAVMGPDGMRELGENILYKSNYAQKKLSALPGVKLPYSASHSFMEFVLNFDAAGKTVAEINKALLAKGIFGGYDLSGQMPEQGQSMLVCVTEKTELSDIDALVDALKNIL; via the coding sequence ATGACGCAATATCCTTACATCCCCAACAGCAACGAGGCTGTCCGCAAGGAAATGCTGGATTTCATCGGCGCCAAGTCTGTTGAGGAGATTTACTCTTTCATCCCCGACGAGGTGCGCATGAAACGGCCCCTGGACCTGCCCAAGGCCTTTACGTCCGAAATGGACCTGAAACGGCACATGGACGGCATCCTGGCCAAGGACAGCACCTGCGACGAGAACATCAGCTTCTTGGGTGCCGGCTGCTACAACCACTATGTGCCCGCTGTGTGCGACGAGATCAACGGCCGCAGTGAGTTCCTCACCGCCTACAGTGGCGACACCTATGCCGACCACGGCAAGCTCCAGACCTTCTTTGAGTTCACCAGCATGATGGGCGAGCTGCTGGATATGGACGTGGTCAGCTTCCCCACCTACGACGGCGGCCAGGCCGCGTCCACGGCAATCATGATGTCCCGCCGCATCAACGGCCGGTCCACCGCTCTGGTGCCCGCGGCCATGAACCCCAGCCTGCTCTCCCAGCTCAAGTGCTACTGCGAGGGCATGAACCTGGTGGGCGTGGCCAGCTGCCCCAACGGCCAGCTGGACCTGGAGGACCTCAAGAGCAAGCTCACAGACGATGTGGCCTGCGTTTTCATCCAGAACCCCGCGTTTTTGGGCTTCTTTGAAGAGCAGGGCGAGGAGATCGGCAAGCTCTGCCACAGCGTGGGCGCGGAGTACATTGTCTACGCCGACCCCTCCATCCTGGGCATTGTCCAGCCCCCCGCCGACTACGGCGCGGACATCGCCTGCGGCGAGATTCAGCCCCTTGGCATCCACATGAGCTACGGCGGCGGCCTGGGCGGCTACCTGGCCACCCGCCAGGAAGAGAAGTACGTGATGAACTATCCCCATCACCTCTACAACATCTTCAAGAACTCCAAGGGTCAGTTCGGCTATGCCCGCGCCCTGCCTGAGCGCACCAGCTACTATGTCCGTGAAAAGGCCATCGAGTACCTGGGCACCTGCGTGGGCTTGTGGGCAGTGACCGCGGCCACGTATCTTGCCGTCATGGGCCCCGACGGCATGCGTGAGCTGGGTGAAAACATCCTCTACAAGAGCAACTACGCCCAGAAGAAGCTCTCCGCACTGCCCGGCGTCAAGCTGCCCTACAGCGCCAGCCACAGCTTCATGGAGTTTGTGCTGAACTTCGACGCTGCGGGCAAGACCGTGGCCGAGATCAACAAGGCGCTGCTGGCCAAGGGCATCTTCGGCGGTTACGACCTGAGCGGCCAGATGCCGGAGCAGGGCCAGTCCATGCTGGTCTGCGTCACTGAGAAGACCGAGCTCTCCGACATTGACGCTCTGGTTGATGCACTGAAGAACATTCTGTAA
- the speB gene encoding agmatinase produces the protein MKYQPIDSTKVPRFADIKTFFRLPYVKTTENIDYAIVGIPFDTATTYRPGARFGPSAIRDISSTLKPYHFVHDVQFIDLLSGVDYGDVPVITGYIEDTLKNIEDTFTPLAQAGVVPIGVGGDHSVTLGELRALAKVHGPLALIHFDAHTDTGDSYYGKKYMHGTPFKRALDEGLIDPACSIQAGMRSAFYNSDDMKTSPDLGLDMVTNMDIEDMGIDALIGRIKNRVGNRKVFLTFDIDFLEPAYAPATGTPEIGGFTSRETLKILRGLRDINFVGYDIVEVAPQYDNSQITSLMAATILFEWVSIIAYQKLHKKG, from the coding sequence ATGAAGTATCAGCCAATTGATTCTACCAAAGTACCAAGATTCGCAGATATTAAGACCTTTTTTCGGCTGCCCTATGTGAAAACAACAGAGAATATTGATTATGCGATAGTAGGAATTCCATTTGACACTGCTACTACCTATCGTCCCGGCGCACGATTTGGCCCGTCAGCCATTAGAGACATCTCTTCAACACTGAAGCCTTATCATTTTGTACATGATGTGCAGTTCATTGACCTCCTCTCCGGAGTAGACTACGGTGATGTTCCTGTCATTACCGGCTACATTGAAGACACGCTGAAAAACATAGAGGATACGTTTACTCCCTTGGCCCAAGCAGGTGTTGTCCCGATCGGCGTCGGTGGTGATCATAGCGTTACCTTAGGGGAACTCCGCGCCCTGGCCAAGGTACACGGCCCTCTTGCCCTCATTCACTTTGATGCCCACACGGATACCGGTGATTCGTATTACGGCAAAAAGTATATGCATGGGACGCCTTTTAAAAGAGCGCTGGACGAGGGCCTTATTGATCCTGCCTGCTCCATCCAGGCGGGTATGCGCTCAGCGTTCTATAATTCGGATGATATGAAAACCTCCCCGGATTTAGGGCTTGATATGGTCACGAACATGGATATTGAGGACATGGGTATTGACGCACTCATCGGACGCATCAAAAATCGTGTCGGAAACAGAAAAGTATTTCTTACCTTTGATATTGACTTTTTGGAGCCAGCATATGCTCCCGCGACGGGTACCCCGGAAATTGGCGGCTTCACATCAAGGGAGACTTTAAAAATACTGCGTGGGCTGCGGGATATCAATTTTGTAGGATACGACATTGTAGAGGTTGCACCACAGTATGACAACTCTCAAATTACAAGCCTTATGGCAGCAACTATTCTGTTTGAATGGGTTTCGATCATTGCATACCAAAAGCTGCACAAAAAAGGTTAA
- a CDS encoding AEC family transporter, protein MDVGLLARTLIQLYGMMALGFVLAKAKILDDHVNRKLSAMVVTAVYPMMLLCSMMGQPGDRLEALALLGAGFGMYIAMILFGKAAGWLLRVPPEKRREFECLMVFGNTGFIGAPLAQSLYGDAAFFQMTLLNFAYYFFYNTYAVSTLSPDTGEKRKFRLKDLMTPGFVMTLLAVVLYLVSFDAPPIVSDMLYMVGSMTTPLSMIILGSSLAMYPFLQSITDPWSYVYCGAKLLILPAITFFLCRLLQVNAYFGDLAVLSNAMPAGSMVLMLALQMKRDSGFISRSIFVSTLLSALSLPILAILFLH, encoded by the coding sequence GTGGACGTCGGACTGCTGGCCCGGACGCTGATTCAGCTCTACGGCATGATGGCCCTGGGATTTGTGCTGGCAAAGGCAAAAATCCTGGATGACCATGTCAACCGGAAGCTCTCCGCCATGGTGGTTACAGCGGTTTATCCCATGATGCTGCTGTGCTCCATGATGGGTCAGCCCGGGGACAGGCTGGAGGCACTGGCCCTGTTGGGAGCGGGCTTCGGCATGTACATCGCCATGATCCTTTTCGGCAAGGCCGCAGGGTGGCTGCTGCGGGTCCCACCGGAAAAGCGGCGGGAGTTCGAGTGCCTGATGGTGTTCGGCAACACAGGGTTCATCGGCGCGCCCCTGGCCCAGTCCCTGTATGGGGACGCGGCCTTCTTCCAGATGACGCTGCTGAACTTTGCCTACTACTTCTTCTACAACACCTATGCCGTCAGCACGCTGTCCCCGGACACCGGGGAAAAACGGAAGTTCCGCCTGAAAGACCTGATGACGCCGGGATTTGTGATGACCCTTCTGGCGGTGGTGCTGTACCTTGTGAGCTTTGACGCGCCGCCCATTGTCAGCGACATGCTCTATATGGTGGGCAGCATGACCACACCGCTCTCCATGATCATCCTGGGCTCCTCGCTGGCCATGTATCCCTTCCTCCAGTCCATCACCGACCCTTGGTCCTACGTGTACTGCGGGGCAAAGCTGCTGATCCTGCCGGCCATCACCTTTTTCCTCTGCCGCCTGCTTCAGGTAAACGCCTACTTCGGCGACCTGGCGGTTTTAAGCAACGCCATGCCGGCCGGGTCCATGGTGCTGATGCTGGCGCTGCAGATGAAGCGGGACAGCGGCTTTATCAGCAGGAGCATCTTTGTCTCTACCCTTCTTTCCGCACTGTCACTGCCCATTCTGGCGATTTTATTCCTGCATTAA
- a CDS encoding TRAP transporter small permease, protein MTALKKIVNVYNKVEETLLVIMITASVLVLFINVILRYIFNSSLYGADELARVLFIWMSWLGISIGERESEHIKIDLLTSRLKGISEKVIKIISNLITLTILALLVWFGMVVVGKYYSMSNRTPMYHIPQWFIYSCIPISCTVMGLRVVAKFFEIFKPASGEEVSAE, encoded by the coding sequence ATGACAGCCTTAAAAAAGATTGTCAATGTATATAACAAAGTGGAAGAGACCCTGTTGGTCATTATGATCACAGCCAGTGTGCTGGTGCTGTTTATCAACGTAATCCTGCGCTATATTTTCAACAGCTCCCTTTACGGCGCTGACGAACTGGCCAGGGTGCTGTTCATCTGGATGTCCTGGCTGGGAATTTCTATCGGCGAACGGGAGAGCGAGCACATCAAGATCGACCTGCTGACAAGCCGGTTGAAAGGCATCTCCGAAAAGGTGATCAAAATCATTTCCAATCTGATCACGCTTACTATTTTGGCGTTGCTGGTCTGGTTCGGAATGGTCGTGGTGGGTAAGTATTACTCCATGAGCAACCGGACTCCCATGTACCACATCCCCCAGTGGTTCATCTATTCCTGCATTCCCATCAGCTGCACGGTAATGGGGCTTCGCGTTGTCGCAAAATTCTTTGAAATCTTCAAACCCGCTTCCGGAGAGGAGGTCAGTGCGGAATGA
- a CDS encoding SDR family oxidoreductase — translation MGKLDGKIAIVTGAAQGIGNGSAKVLAKHGATVILVDFAESVADAAEEIRKMGLKADSRRVDVSKLEDVQKVVDDIVAQYGKVDILHNNAGVNRRVKFEDMDVKTLNFIFGVNIYGVWNMAKAVYPYMMKAGYGRIINTSSVTGTKVVDEGQTTYSMTKGAVSALTRALAYEAGPHGITVNAVLPGWVRTPKVEQVAADSRPEDPESALRDMASFIPLKRLCNIEEIGDLVAFLASDDAKYITGTEVIIDGGSTLPETFDILHA, via the coding sequence ATGGGTAAACTGGATGGAAAAATCGCAATTGTAACCGGCGCTGCCCAGGGCATCGGCAACGGCAGCGCCAAGGTGCTGGCCAAACACGGCGCCACTGTCATCCTGGTGGACTTCGCGGAGTCCGTGGCAGATGCCGCGGAGGAAATCCGGAAGATGGGCCTGAAGGCCGACAGCCGCCGGGTGGACGTCAGCAAGCTGGAGGATGTGCAGAAGGTTGTGGACGATATCGTCGCCCAGTACGGCAAGGTCGATATCCTGCACAACAACGCCGGCGTCAACCGCCGCGTCAAGTTCGAGGACATGGATGTCAAGACCCTTAATTTTATTTTCGGCGTCAACATCTATGGCGTGTGGAACATGGCCAAGGCCGTGTATCCCTATATGATGAAGGCGGGCTACGGCCGCATCATCAACACCTCCTCCGTCACCGGTACAAAAGTGGTTGACGAGGGTCAGACGACTTACTCCATGACCAAGGGCGCCGTTTCCGCCCTGACCCGCGCTCTGGCCTATGAGGCCGGTCCCCATGGCATCACCGTCAACGCGGTGCTCCCCGGCTGGGTCCGCACCCCCAAGGTGGAGCAGGTTGCCGCTGACAGCCGCCCCGAGGATCCCGAGAGCGCTCTGCGGGACATGGCGTCCTTCATCCCCCTCAAGCGCCTTTGCAACATTGAGGAGATCGGCGACCTGGTGGCCTTCCTGGCCTCTGACGACGCCAAGTACATCACCGGCACTGAAGTGATCATCGACGGCGGCAGCACGCTGCCCGAGACCTTCGACATCCTCCACGCATAA
- a CDS encoding TRAP transporter large permease, with translation MIAIILFALLFLLITLGVPVGFALGGATIAAMALFTNLDLSMVAAYAVSGIDSLPMMAIPFFILSGVIMSVGGLARRLVDVAASLVGWMVGGLGAVVSLASMFFGAISGSSMATVSCIGSIMVPQMQEKGYDLGYSAVFTACAGTIGAVIPPSIPLVVYGVCTGTSVGDLFVGGILPGILIGIGLIISNFLVCKKKGYKGEERKSLRQILKAVWEAKWALFAPVIILGGIYSGIFTPTEASVVAVVYSAVVALLIYREITLKDLYQAIVRTAVTNGVTTFLLGLSTGFAALLSFEQVTTALTAAITSFTDNKYIFLLLVNIVLLLVGCVIDNIPATTILAPMLLPAMMAFGVDPVTFGVFMTINLLIGLVTPPYGCSLFVASAVCGVKMGEMLKHIAVPLITLIICLLLTTYVPWLTIWFK, from the coding sequence ATGATTGCCATTATTCTGTTTGCCCTGTTGTTTTTACTGATTACGCTTGGTGTCCCCGTTGGCTTTGCCTTGGGCGGCGCCACCATCGCCGCCATGGCCCTGTTTACCAATTTGGACTTATCCATGGTGGCTGCCTACGCTGTCTCGGGTATTGATTCCCTTCCGATGATGGCCATTCCGTTTTTCATCCTGTCCGGCGTTATCATGAGTGTGGGCGGCCTGGCCCGGCGCCTGGTGGACGTGGCCGCGTCCCTGGTGGGCTGGATGGTGGGTGGACTGGGAGCCGTGGTCTCCCTGGCCTCCATGTTTTTCGGCGCCATCTCCGGCTCTTCCATGGCCACTGTGTCCTGCATCGGCAGCATCATGGTCCCCCAGATGCAGGAAAAGGGCTACGACCTGGGCTACAGCGCGGTCTTCACCGCCTGCGCCGGCACCATAGGAGCGGTGATCCCGCCCAGCATCCCCCTCGTTGTCTACGGCGTATGCACCGGCACCTCCGTGGGCGATCTCTTTGTGGGCGGAATTCTGCCCGGTATCCTCATCGGCATCGGTCTCATCATCTCAAATTTTCTTGTCTGTAAGAAAAAAGGCTATAAAGGTGAGGAGCGCAAGTCTCTGCGCCAAATTCTCAAGGCGGTTTGGGAAGCCAAGTGGGCCCTCTTTGCCCCGGTCATTATCTTAGGCGGCATCTACAGCGGCATCTTCACCCCCACCGAGGCCTCCGTGGTGGCCGTGGTCTACTCCGCCGTGGTGGCCCTGTTGATCTATCGGGAGATCACCCTCAAGGACCTCTATCAGGCCATTGTCCGCACGGCTGTCACCAACGGTGTGACCACCTTCCTGCTGGGCCTGTCCACCGGCTTTGCGGCCCTGCTGTCCTTTGAGCAGGTCACGACCGCGCTGACCGCCGCCATCACCTCCTTTACGGACAACAAATACATCTTTTTGCTGCTGGTCAATATTGTCCTGCTGCTGGTTGGCTGTGTCATCGACAATATTCCTGCTACCACCATTCTGGCGCCTATGCTGCTGCCGGCCATGATGGCGTTCGGCGTGGATCCGGTCACTTTCGGTGTGTTCATGACCATCAACCTGCTGATCGGCCTGGTCACCCCGCCCTACGGCTGCTCTTTGTTCGTGGCCTCTGCGGTGTGCGGCGTAAAGATGGGAGAAATGCTCAAACACATCGCGGTTCCCCTGATTACGCTGATTATCTGCTTACTGCTGACTACATATGTCCCCTGGCTGACCATCTGGTTCAAATAA
- a CDS encoding ATP-NAD kinase family protein: MASLKTFGLIVNPIAGMGGKVALKGTDGAATLSAARARGARPESGIKAERALNMLLPFRENVQVLTASGDMGQSLCEKLGIPFRVVYCAEGEETSPSDTMAAARAIADQGVELLLFAGGDGTARNICEAVGERVSVLGIPAGVKIQSAVFALNPEAAGTVAATLARGIPMSSSRREVVDLDEDAYRTGHVSATLYGAMLVPDQPEQLQSMKQSGFSTEADQMAAIAGYLQEHLEPGVTYAIGSGSSAKCISQRLGIPYELLGVDVIGDGKLIARDVTEEQLWQYAKDGTMRIIVSPIGGQGFLFGRGNHQFSARVLRAVGKERIMVISPESKILSIQNHTLHIDCGDPEVNKSLQGFYSVLCGYGYFLSLPCR; this comes from the coding sequence ATGGCCTCGCTTAAGACCTTTGGCCTGATCGTCAACCCCATTGCGGGCATGGGCGGCAAGGTGGCGCTGAAGGGCACCGACGGTGCCGCAACGCTATCCGCCGCCCGGGCCCGGGGCGCCCGGCCCGAGTCCGGAATCAAGGCGGAGCGGGCGCTGAACATGCTGCTGCCCTTCCGGGAGAACGTCCAGGTACTGACGGCTTCCGGTGACATGGGGCAGAGCCTTTGCGAGAAGTTAGGCATTCCCTTCCGGGTGGTCTACTGTGCGGAGGGAGAGGAGACCTCTCCCTCCGACACCATGGCGGCCGCCCGGGCCATTGCCGACCAGGGCGTGGAGCTCCTCCTGTTCGCCGGCGGCGACGGGACGGCCCGCAACATCTGCGAGGCTGTGGGCGAGCGGGTGAGCGTGTTGGGCATTCCCGCCGGCGTGAAAATTCAGTCCGCGGTGTTTGCCCTGAACCCGGAGGCCGCCGGAACGGTGGCCGCCACGCTGGCCCGCGGGATTCCCATGAGCTCCAGCCGCCGGGAGGTGGTAGACCTGGACGAGGACGCCTACCGCACCGGCCACGTCAGCGCCACGCTGTACGGCGCCATGCTGGTGCCCGATCAGCCTGAGCAGCTCCAGTCCATGAAGCAGAGCGGATTCTCCACGGAGGCGGATCAGATGGCGGCTATCGCCGGTTATCTGCAGGAGCATCTGGAACCCGGCGTCACCTATGCCATCGGCTCCGGCTCTTCCGCCAAGTGCATCTCCCAGCGGCTGGGGATTCCCTATGAGCTCCTGGGCGTGGATGTAATCGGGGACGGTAAGCTGATCGCCAGGGACGTGACGGAGGAGCAGCTTTGGCAGTATGCCAAAGACGGCACGATGCGCATCATTGTTTCTCCCATCGGCGGCCAGGGCTTCCTGTTCGGCCGGGGCAACCACCAGTTCAGCGCCCGGGTCCTTCGGGCGGTGGGGAAGGAGCGGATCATGGTGATCTCCCCGGAGTCCAAGATCCTCTCCATTCAAAACCATACACTGCACATCGACTGCGGCGACCCGGAGGTCAACAAGTCCCTGCAGGGATTTTACAGCGTCCTGTGCGGCTACGGATATTTCCTGTCCCTGCCCTGCCGGTGA